One Gloeocapsa sp. PCC 73106 genomic region harbors:
- a CDS encoding bifunctional pantoate--beta-alanine ligase/(d)CMP kinase — MRLFTTVSGLRSSLAIKSPEQTIGLVPTMGSLHSGHLSLIKRAVSENDLVVVSIFVNPLQFGPQEDWDKYPQTLEVDSELCAQRGVDLVFAPKTEEMGITQVGQTGLTTAVVPPQGMTSVLCGPFRPVHFTGVATIVTQLFQIVQPNIAYFGQKDAQQLAIIRRLAQDLHFSTEIRGCPTVREVSGLAYSSRNQYLSSQEKVEATVLYRSLTKAQSAFQQGAVTSNELITIVKQELASVSSIRVEYVEVVDPDTLIPLTHIERSGLLAIALWIGSTRLIDNIVLRLRQPIIAIDGPAGAGKSTVTRHLAQTLGFLHLDTGAMYRAVTWLIMHQGIDLDDTGAIAELLSDLRLELIPDHNPTHPSSVVINGHNVSEAVRSLEVTKNVSKIAALNAVRCQLVKLQKSFGIKGGLVAEGRDIGTNVFPDAELKIFLTASVEERSQRRLKELESQGLTNVNQEELAREIQARDELDSQRKVSPLQQATDAIVISSDGLSVEEVTAKIVELYQGSTIYFQDESKL, encoded by the coding sequence ATGCGTTTATTTACTACAGTTTCTGGCTTACGTTCTAGTTTAGCTATCAAATCACCGGAGCAAACTATCGGACTGGTCCCCACGATGGGGTCTTTACACTCTGGTCATCTTAGTCTGATCAAGCGTGCAGTTTCAGAAAATGACTTGGTAGTAGTGAGTATTTTTGTTAATCCTCTCCAATTTGGTCCCCAGGAAGATTGGGATAAATATCCCCAAACTCTAGAAGTTGATAGTGAATTATGCGCCCAAAGGGGGGTAGATCTGGTATTTGCGCCCAAAACTGAGGAAATGGGTATAACCCAAGTGGGACAAACAGGGTTAACCACCGCTGTAGTTCCTCCTCAAGGGATGACCTCTGTTCTGTGTGGTCCTTTTCGACCTGTACATTTTACTGGGGTAGCTACTATTGTTACGCAATTATTCCAGATTGTTCAACCAAATATCGCTTATTTTGGTCAAAAAGATGCCCAACAGTTGGCAATTATCCGACGTTTAGCGCAGGATTTACATTTCTCTACCGAGATTAGGGGTTGTCCCACGGTACGCGAGGTGTCGGGTTTAGCTTATAGTTCTCGTAATCAGTATTTGTCTAGTCAGGAAAAAGTTGAGGCTACGGTATTGTATCGCAGTTTAACTAAAGCTCAATCCGCTTTTCAACAGGGCGCGGTGACTAGCAATGAGTTAATTACTATCGTTAAGCAGGAGTTAGCTTCTGTATCTAGTATCAGGGTGGAATACGTGGAGGTGGTTGACCCCGATACTTTAATACCTTTGACACATATTGAACGGTCGGGTTTACTGGCGATCGCTCTTTGGATTGGTTCGACTCGTTTGATTGACAATATCGTTTTACGTTTACGTCAACCGATTATCGCGATCGATGGTCCAGCTGGTGCGGGAAAATCTACAGTTACTCGTCATCTCGCTCAAACTTTGGGTTTTCTCCATCTCGATACCGGGGCGATGTATAGGGCTGTAACTTGGCTGATTATGCACCAGGGTATTGATTTAGATGATACAGGGGCGATCGCTGAATTGTTGAGTGATCTGCGTCTAGAATTGATTCCTGACCATAACCCAACTCATCCTAGTAGTGTGGTAATTAATGGTCATAATGTGAGCGAGGCGGTTCGTAGTTTAGAGGTAACTAAAAATGTTTCTAAAATCGCTGCTTTGAATGCAGTACGTTGTCAACTAGTCAAATTACAAAAAAGTTTCGGCATTAAAGGTGGACTCGTAGCTGAAGGAAGAGACATCGGTACTAACGTTTTTCCTGACGCGGAACTAAAAATTTTTCTCACCGCTTCAGTTGAAGAACGTTCCCAAAGAAGATTAAAGGAGTTAGAAAGTCAAGGCTTAACTAACGTCAATCAGGAAGAGTTAGCTAGAGAGATTCAAGCTAGAGACGAGTTGGATAGTCAACGTAAGGTTTCGCCCCTGCAACAAGCAACCGATGCGATCGTTATTAGTAGTGATGGTTTATCTGTAGAGGAGGTGACGGCAAAAATTGTTGAGTTGTATCAAGGTAGTACGATTTACTTCCAGGACGAA
- a CDS encoding DNA-3-methyladenine glycosylase, which yields MGHPDYWQQAIAYLGSRDRIMAELISTYPAETLQNQDNAFYTLTRAIVGQQISVKSADAIWQRFASLLDSFTPEAYLQLEPDCLRQCGLSRQKVEYMRNIALAWQQGLLTPVAWDKMSDQEIAKQLMGIRGIGTWTAEMFLIFHLHRPDILPLGDIGLIKAIQLHYGQNQLLSKAQILEIARMWQPYRTVATWYLWRSLDPVVVQY from the coding sequence ATGGGTCATCCTGATTATTGGCAACAGGCGATCGCTTATTTAGGAAGTAGAGATAGAATCATGGCTGAGTTGATCTCTACTTATCCTGCAGAAACTCTACAAAACCAAGATAATGCTTTTTATACCCTCACTAGGGCGATCGTCGGTCAACAAATCTCGGTTAAATCTGCTGACGCGATTTGGCAAAGATTCGCTTCACTATTGGACTCTTTTACTCCTGAAGCTTATTTACAATTGGAACCTGATTGCTTGCGTCAATGCGGATTATCACGGCAAAAGGTAGAATATATGCGAAATATTGCTTTAGCTTGGCAACAAGGTTTACTAACTCCGGTAGCTTGGGACAAAATGAGCGATCAAGAGATTGCTAAGCAACTAATGGGGATTCGCGGTATTGGAACTTGGACAGCAGAAATGTTTCTGATCTTTCATCTACACCGTCCTGATATTTTACCCTTAGGGGATATTGGTTTAATCAAAGCGATTCAGTTGCATTACGGTCAAAACCAGCTTTTATCTAAAGCCCAAATACTGGAAATAGCTCGAATGTGGCAACCCTACCGCACTGTAGCAACATGGTATTTATGGCGTAGTTTAGATCCAGTAGTGGTGCAATATTAA
- the pyrF gene encoding orotidine-5'-phosphate decarboxylase — MIERVIVPLDVSSLSEAIAWVDRLKEVSFWKVGLELFVSTGPEILGILKDKQKRIFLDLKLHDIPNTMIGACRAAQNYEVDLLTLHISAGKRALEAIALGLDPHKPLPKLLGITLLTSLNARDLAFELNIPLELPEYVLKMALLAQESGLNGVVCSPQEVEQLRGVCDPNFLLVCPGVRPDWSKKDDQSRTMTPQAALAAGADYLVIGRPLTQASDPLAAWEQLKSEL; from the coding sequence ATGATTGAACGAGTTATTGTTCCCCTGGATGTATCTAGTTTAAGCGAGGCGATCGCTTGGGTGGATAGACTTAAAGAGGTTTCTTTTTGGAAGGTAGGACTAGAATTATTTGTCAGTACTGGACCTGAAATTCTCGGTATACTCAAAGACAAGCAAAAGCGTATATTTTTAGATCTCAAACTCCATGATATCCCTAATACTATGATTGGGGCTTGTCGTGCGGCGCAAAATTACGAGGTAGACTTGTTGACTCTCCATATCAGTGCGGGTAAACGCGCTTTAGAGGCGATCGCACTTGGGTTAGATCCCCACAAACCACTACCTAAACTCTTGGGAATTACCCTGTTAACGAGTTTAAATGCTCGTGACCTCGCTTTTGAGTTAAATATACCCTTAGAATTACCGGAATACGTCCTGAAAATGGCACTATTAGCCCAGGAATCGGGTTTAAATGGGGTAGTCTGTTCACCCCAAGAAGTGGAACAATTACGAGGAGTGTGTGACCCTAATTTTCTGTTAGTATGTCCTGGAGTGAGACCTGATTGGTCGAAAAAGGATGACCAAAGTAGAACCATGACACCCCAAGCTGCATTAGCCGCGGGTGCGGATTATCTGGTGATTGGACGTCCTCTAACTCAAGCTTCGGATCCTTTAGCGGCTTGGGAACAGCTTAAAAGCGAATTATGA
- the tyrS gene encoding tyrosine--tRNA ligase, which translates to MTTGEKQMNLGWLQRGTSEIFPDQPPESLSQVLQTYRDRPLRVKLGVDPTGTQLHLGHSIPFRKLRAFQDAGHTAVLIIGDFTARIGDPTGKSEVRSQLTPAQVQENAQDYLNQLRPILDFATPGRLEIRYNSEWLEKLDLSKILELLGTMTVGQMLAKEAFAQRYHQENPIFLHEFLYPLMQGYDSVMVEADVELGGTDQKFNIAVGRDLQRHFGQKPQFGLLLPILIGTDGSQKMSKSLHNYVGLTEDALSMYSKLEKIPDNLLKDYFELLTDILLEELADNPRECQKQLALTVVSQYHGVEAAKQAQNAAIEIIQGGKATSSEAVPEYSLSGVEFPVKLFYLLSVSGLCQSSGDGRRQIQGGAVKLDGDRLEDVNLSFESPEQLQNRVLQVGKKKFIRLVP; encoded by the coding sequence ATGACAACAGGAGAAAAACAAATGAATTTAGGGTGGTTGCAACGTGGAACCAGTGAGATTTTTCCCGATCAACCTCCAGAAAGTTTATCTCAAGTTTTACAAACCTATCGCGATCGCCCTTTGCGCGTTAAACTGGGAGTCGATCCCACCGGGACACAATTACACCTGGGTCATAGTATTCCCTTTCGTAAATTGCGCGCTTTTCAAGACGCGGGTCACACTGCAGTATTAATTATTGGAGATTTTACCGCTAGAATCGGCGATCCTACTGGTAAATCGGAGGTACGTTCCCAATTAACTCCCGCACAAGTCCAAGAAAATGCTCAAGACTACCTCAATCAGTTGAGACCTATCTTAGATTTTGCCACTCCCGGGCGTTTAGAGATTCGCTACAACTCAGAATGGCTAGAAAAATTGGATTTAAGCAAGATTTTAGAGTTATTAGGAACGATGACCGTGGGACAAATGCTAGCTAAAGAGGCTTTTGCGCAGCGTTATCACCAAGAAAATCCCATTTTTCTCCACGAGTTTCTCTATCCCTTAATGCAGGGTTATGATTCGGTAATGGTGGAAGCAGATGTAGAGTTAGGAGGTACGGATCAAAAGTTTAATATTGCCGTTGGTCGCGATTTACAGCGCCATTTTGGGCAAAAACCCCAATTTGGTCTGTTATTACCCATCTTAATCGGAACCGATGGTTCTCAAAAAATGTCCAAGTCTCTCCACAATTACGTGGGATTGACCGAGGACGCCCTATCGATGTATTCTAAACTGGAAAAAATACCCGATAACCTGTTAAAAGATTACTTCGAGTTACTGACGGATATACTTTTAGAAGAACTTGCTGATAACCCTAGGGAATGTCAGAAACAACTAGCTTTAACTGTTGTTAGTCAATATCACGGTGTAGAAGCGGCTAAACAAGCCCAAAATGCAGCTATAGAGATTATACAGGGGGGAAAGGCTACTTCCTCTGAAGCTGTACCCGAATACTCTCTGAGTGGGGTTGAGTTCCCAGTTAAGCTATTTTACTTATTAAGCGTAAGTGGTTTGTGTCAAAGTAGTGGCGATGGGAGAAGACAAATCCAAGGAGGTGCGGTGAAATTGGACGGCGATCGTCTGGAAGATGTTAATCTGAGTTTTGAAAGTCCTGAACAGTTGCAAAACCGCGTCCTACAGGTGGGTAAAAAGAAGTTTATACGTTTAGTACCATGA
- a CDS encoding MBL fold metallo-hydrolase: MIQSPDQLSCYTYGVGHTDNEGICLLIHFGNDRVLLDCGLNDLQPLLIGDQPPADWVICSHAHRDHTRGLLALHKAFPELPIYASSVTSKLLPLNWLDTRVPESLCQSLEWRSPLKLNRHLKVELFPAGHLPGAACILLTYSTSKRTYKLLYTGDFCLSNLQLVEGLSLESIRGIAPDVLIVEGSYGTSRHPHRRHQEKHLMERLKKAIDNRQSVLLPVPILGLAQEILKLLRSHYQFTGKDLDIWVDKAVGAACDRYLDILSYLPASVQNFAKHQALFWDERVCPRMGQLSSTQISKLGQIPAIVMTDSLTDLSRYCHSGPWLILVPEQQYTDDLASLESLGNIELDTYLLADHSDSRNTTQLIHNLRPQHIIFVHGSPNYLADLTSLEELQNRYQLHSPDQNVLVDLPLGEKFIQPIIPRQNQYDGELNEDNSLITITLPQSITGDSRWQNFGDTGIIEARWQGEELVIRGVTQKELLQQGNQGRKRTDIDCCNICYYYRNQRCWNQASPLWGFKVTADGCCPVFEALEQY; encoded by the coding sequence ATGATTCAATCTCCAGACCAATTATCCTGTTATACCTATGGTGTCGGTCATACTGATAACGAAGGAATTTGCTTACTAATCCATTTTGGTAACGATCGCGTTCTGTTGGACTGTGGTTTAAATGATCTTCAACCTCTACTGATAGGAGATCAACCACCCGCGGATTGGGTTATCTGTAGCCATGCCCACAGAGATCATACTCGTGGCTTATTAGCACTACATAAAGCCTTTCCTGAGTTACCTATTTACGCTAGTAGCGTTACCAGTAAACTTTTACCCCTCAATTGGTTAGATACTCGCGTTCCTGAGAGTTTGTGTCAGTCTTTGGAATGGCGATCGCCTCTAAAACTCAATCGCCATCTGAAGGTAGAATTGTTCCCCGCAGGACATCTACCTGGCGCAGCTTGTATCCTCCTGACTTACTCTACTTCTAAGCGTACCTACAAATTACTATATACAGGAGATTTTTGTCTATCTAACCTACAACTGGTGGAGGGACTTTCTCTAGAAAGCATCAGAGGTATAGCGCCAGATGTACTCATCGTTGAAGGAAGCTATGGAACTTCTCGCCATCCCCATCGACGTCATCAAGAAAAGCATCTGATGGAACGTCTTAAAAAAGCGATCGATAACCGTCAAAGCGTCTTATTACCCGTTCCTATATTGGGATTAGCCCAGGAAATTCTCAAGTTACTGCGTTCTCACTATCAATTTACCGGCAAAGATCTAGATATTTGGGTAGATAAAGCGGTGGGTGCTGCTTGCGATCGCTATCTAGATATCCTCTCTTATTTACCTGCGTCGGTACAGAATTTTGCTAAACATCAAGCCTTGTTTTGGGATGAACGTGTTTGTCCCCGCATGGGTCAACTTTCCTCGACCCAAATCTCCAAATTAGGGCAAATTCCTGCCATAGTTATGACCGATTCCCTGACTGATTTAAGTCGATACTGTCACTCTGGTCCTTGGTTAATCTTGGTTCCCGAACAACAGTATACAGATGATCTAGCCTCTTTAGAGAGTTTGGGTAATATTGAGTTAGACACTTATCTTTTAGCTGATCATAGCGATAGCCGTAATACTACACAATTAATTCACAATCTTCGTCCCCAGCATATTATCTTCGTCCATGGTTCCCCCAATTATTTAGCAGATTTAACCAGTCTAGAAGAGTTACAAAATCGTTACCAGCTACATTCTCCTGATCAGAATGTCCTCGTTGATTTACCCTTGGGAGAAAAATTTATTCAACCGATTATTCCTCGTCAAAATCAATACGATGGCGAATTAAACGAAGATAACTCGCTGATCACCATTACTTTACCTCAGTCCATTACTGGCGATTCTCGTTGGCAAAATTTCGGCGATACTGGGATCATCGAAGCGCGTTGGCAAGGAGAAGAACTAGTCATTAGAGGTGTAACCCAAAAAGAACTATTGCAACAAGGTAATCAAGGTAGAAAACGAACGGATATAGATTGTTGTAATATTTGTTACTATTATCGCAATCAGCGATGTTGGAATCAGGCTTCTCCCCTCTGGGGCTTTAAAGTCACCGCCGATGGCTGTTGTCCTGTATTTGAGGCTTTAGAGCAATATTAG
- a CDS encoding NUDIX hydrolase: MNAQPVTVAMAILYQQGKFLLQLRDDYPFILYPGHWGLFGGHLEPGESPEAGLQRELLEEITHQPTQLSLFRSYEDIHRIAYIYHAPLIVSLDQLVQREGQDLALVTPEAINQGYCYSEKIAQIRPLGSPHQKILQDFIKCNY; this comes from the coding sequence ATGAATGCTCAACCAGTTACCGTAGCAATGGCTATCTTATATCAACAAGGCAAATTTTTACTACAGTTGAGAGATGACTATCCTTTTATTCTTTATCCTGGACATTGGGGTTTGTTTGGTGGTCATCTAGAACCAGGAGAATCACCAGAAGCGGGTTTACAACGAGAGTTGTTAGAAGAAATAACTCATCAACCCACTCAATTAAGCTTATTTCGATCTTACGAAGATATTCACAGAATCGCTTATATTTATCATGCTCCCTTAATAGTAAGTTTAGACCAGTTAGTACAACGCGAGGGACAGGATTTAGCTCTAGTTACTCCTGAAGCGATTAATCAGGGTTACTGTTATTCTGAGAAGATTGCCCAAATAAGACCTTTGGGAAGTCCTCATCAAAAAATTCTGCAAGATTTTATCAAATGTAATTATTAA
- the folD gene encoding bifunctional methylenetetrahydrofolate dehydrogenase/methenyltetrahydrofolate cyclohydrolase FolD — translation MGQKEAKILDGKALAQKIQERLKKTTATLTPKVGRPPGLAVLMVGDNPASAVYVRNKERACSQVGIASFGKHFPADITQKELEEAIALLNQDERVDGILIQLPLPEHLDSVALLNSINPDKDVDGLHPLNLGRLVRGEPGLRSCTPAGVMALLAEYQVNLAGKQAIVIGRSILVGKPLALMLIAENATVVLAHSRTLDLPSLTRQADIVVAAVGKPGLIQPEMVKEGAIVIDVGINRVSTPEGKFRLVGDVEFTSVAKVAQAITPVPGGIGPMTVAILLENTIKSYTNSGK, via the coding sequence ATGGGACAAAAAGAAGCCAAAATTCTAGACGGTAAAGCCTTGGCGCAAAAGATCCAGGAGAGACTCAAAAAAACTACAGCTACCCTTACCCCTAAAGTAGGACGTCCTCCCGGTTTAGCGGTGTTGATGGTAGGAGATAATCCCGCTAGCGCTGTCTACGTACGCAATAAAGAACGAGCCTGTAGTCAGGTAGGTATAGCTTCCTTTGGGAAACATTTTCCTGCTGATATTACCCAAAAGGAATTAGAAGAAGCGATCGCCCTATTAAATCAAGATGAACGCGTAGATGGTATCTTAATTCAGTTACCCCTACCAGAACATTTAGACTCCGTCGCTTTACTCAACAGCATCAACCCTGATAAAGACGTCGATGGACTTCATCCCCTGAATTTAGGACGTTTGGTGCGAGGAGAACCTGGATTACGTAGTTGTACCCCCGCGGGAGTAATGGCGTTATTAGCAGAATATCAAGTTAACTTAGCGGGAAAACAAGCTATTGTCATTGGACGCAGTATTCTGGTGGGAAAACCCCTAGCTTTGATGTTAATAGCTGAAAATGCTACGGTTGTTCTAGCTCATTCTCGCACGCTAGATTTACCCAGTCTCACGCGTCAAGCTGACATAGTAGTAGCTGCTGTGGGAAAACCAGGATTAATTCAGCCAGAGATGGTAAAAGAGGGAGCGATCGTCATTGATGTGGGTATTAATCGAGTCTCAACCCCTGAAGGGAAATTTCGCCTAGTAGGAGATGTGGAATTTACTAGCGTCGCTAAAGTAGCTCAAGCTATTACCCCAGTACCCGGTGGAATTGGTCCGATGACCGTTGCGATACTCTTGGAAAATACGATCAAAAGCTATACTAATTCAGGTAAATAA
- the argC gene encoding N-acetyl-gamma-glutamyl-phosphate reductase: MSDNQKVPVGIIGASGYGGIQLVRILIDHPLVEIVYLGGDSSAGKQYSDIYPHLTDSINLTIEKIDLEVVANRCQVVFLALPNGLACQMAGELLAKGCKVLDLSADYRFSNLDTYVTWYKQERTDQAIASTAVYGLPELYREEIKQAQLIGCPGCYPTASLLALSPLLKSGLILPETAIIDAKSGASGGGRQAKTNLLLAEAEGTLGAYGVAKHRHTPEIEQICTDLAGYDVKVQFTPHLIPMVRGILATVYATLGDPGLVRDDLLTIYGAFYRNAPFVKVLPNGVYPQTKWAWGTNLCYIGLEVDTRTDRVIVMSAIDNLIKGQAGQAVQCLNLMMDWEETVGLPRLSFYP; encoded by the coding sequence ATGTCTGACAATCAAAAAGTTCCTGTAGGCATTATCGGTGCTTCTGGTTATGGAGGCATACAACTAGTAAGAATATTGATCGATCACCCTCTGGTAGAAATCGTCTATCTCGGAGGAGATAGCAGTGCCGGGAAACAATATTCTGATATTTATCCCCATTTAACCGATAGCATCAACCTAACCATCGAAAAAATAGACTTAGAAGTCGTCGCCAATCGCTGTCAGGTCGTTTTTCTCGCTCTTCCTAATGGTTTGGCTTGTCAAATGGCAGGGGAGTTATTAGCTAAAGGTTGCAAAGTCTTGGATTTATCCGCTGACTATCGCTTCAGTAACCTAGATACTTACGTCACTTGGTACAAACAAGAACGAACCGACCAGGCGATCGCCAGTACCGCTGTCTACGGTTTACCCGAACTCTATCGGGAAGAAATCAAACAAGCACAACTCATCGGTTGTCCCGGTTGCTACCCCACCGCTAGTTTACTCGCCCTTTCCCCCCTACTCAAATCAGGACTAATCCTACCAGAAACCGCTATTATAGACGCTAAATCAGGAGCATCCGGAGGGGGACGCCAAGCTAAGACTAATCTTCTTCTAGCGGAAGCAGAAGGCACTCTAGGCGCTTATGGTGTAGCCAAACACAGACATACTCCAGAAATCGAACAAATTTGCACAGATTTAGCGGGTTACGATGTTAAAGTCCAGTTTACACCCCATCTGATCCCTATGGTCAGAGGTATATTAGCTACCGTCTACGCCACTTTAGGCGATCCAGGACTAGTTAGAGATGATTTATTGACTATCTATGGCGCCTTTTATCGTAATGCACCCTTTGTTAAGGTTTTACCCAATGGCGTCTATCCCCAAACTAAATGGGCTTGGGGTACTAATCTCTGTTATATCGGTCTGGAAGTAGATACCCGCACCGATCGCGTGATCGTAATGTCGGCGATCGATAATCTGATCAAAGGTCAAGCAGGACAAGCTGTACAATGTCTCAATCTGATGATGGATTGGGAGGAGACTGTGGGGCTACCTCGATTGAGTTTTTATCCCTAA
- a CDS encoding DUF6391 domain-containing protein translates to MTTNFWEFPHFQPRLEQDTELLQQIGFLPGLKEFLMLRQVHALEHGTIWLLGKGKDDQTLGGLSTDQGFYLYGQVNLDNLQQAVNQALARFQQGEWDLAIHPRCGTNLSVAVALGTGLALGAHLLLPRDLFSQLLGLGLATHLALQLAPSVGTSTQQYLTTAIPFNLKLNKISLTRDIWGRQAYFVRLDWQESTSPQANLAAPMLPA, encoded by the coding sequence ATGACTACAAACTTCTGGGAATTTCCCCACTTTCAACCACGGCTAGAACAAGATACCGAACTACTCCAACAGATTGGTTTTCTTCCCGGACTTAAGGAATTTCTCATGCTGCGTCAAGTCCACGCTTTAGAACATGGAACTATCTGGTTACTCGGTAAGGGTAAAGACGACCAAACCCTGGGAGGATTATCCACCGACCAAGGTTTTTATCTCTATGGTCAAGTCAATCTAGATAACTTACAACAAGCAGTGAATCAAGCTTTAGCACGTTTCCAACAGGGAGAATGGGATTTGGCTATTCATCCCCGTTGTGGAACCAATCTATCGGTAGCAGTGGCTTTGGGTACCGGATTAGCTCTCGGTGCTCATTTACTTCTACCCCGGGACTTGTTTAGTCAGTTACTGGGTTTAGGGTTAGCCACTCATTTAGCGCTACAATTAGCCCCCAGTGTTGGTACTTCAACTCAACAATACCTGACCACTGCGATTCCCTTTAATCTCAAACTAAATAAGATTAGCTTGACTAGAGACATATGGGGACGTCAAGCCTATTTTGTTAGGTTAGATTGGCAAGAATCCACCTCTCCCCAGGCTAATCTAGCTGCTCCTATGCTACCTGCTTGA
- a CDS encoding ROK family protein produces the protein MSLVIGIDLGGTNIKLGCYTSDGDCVESKTLSTPQPSTPERVTEAIATEINQLQSRPHCLGIGVGTPGPTDAKGRIAQVSINLANWVNVPLADWLESKTGLPTILANDANCAGLGEAWLGAGREFANFILLTLGTGVGGAIVLDHQLYTGPQGTGGELGLITINYAGPDCNSGNQGSLEQYVSIQGIRRATGKEPAVLAELARSGDREALEFWQDYGRLLGAGLASLIYVLTPDAIIIGGGISSSADLFFPATQAEIERRVLPSSRLGLQLLPALLGNQAGSIGAARLAWGEVDSCQSNLTK, from the coding sequence ATGAGCTTAGTAATTGGCATCGACTTAGGAGGAACTAACATTAAATTGGGTTGTTATACCAGTGATGGTGACTGTGTCGAGAGTAAAACTTTAAGCACACCTCAACCCTCTACACCAGAAAGAGTAACAGAGGCGATCGCCACCGAGATTAACCAACTCCAGAGTCGTCCCCATTGTCTAGGGATTGGTGTAGGAACTCCAGGACCAACGGATGCAAAGGGAAGAATAGCCCAAGTGAGTATTAATTTAGCTAATTGGGTCAATGTTCCCCTAGCAGACTGGTTAGAGTCTAAAACTGGTTTACCCACAATCTTAGCTAACGACGCCAATTGCGCCGGATTAGGAGAAGCTTGGCTAGGTGCGGGACGTGAGTTTGCCAATTTTATCTTACTTACTTTAGGTACAGGGGTAGGTGGAGCGATCGTACTGGACCACCAACTCTATACTGGTCCCCAGGGAACAGGGGGAGAATTAGGTTTAATTACTATTAACTATGCAGGACCAGATTGTAATAGTGGAAACCAAGGATCGCTAGAGCAATACGTATCTATACAGGGTATTCGTCGCGCCACAGGAAAAGAACCGGCGGTATTAGCGGAATTAGCGCGTTCAGGCGATCGCGAAGCTTTAGAATTTTGGCAAGATTATGGACGTTTACTTGGTGCGGGTTTAGCTAGTTTGATTTATGTTCTCACTCCCGATGCGATCATCATTGGTGGAGGTATTAGTAGCAGTGCGGATTTATTCTTTCCTGCTACCCAAGCTGAAATCGAGCGACGCGTTTTACCCAGTTCGCGTTTGGGTTTACAGTTATTACCCGCTTTGTTGGGTAATCAAGCAGGTAGCATAGGAGCAGCTAGATTAGCCTGGGGAGAGGTGGATTCTTGCCAATCTAACCTAACAAAATAG
- a CDS encoding type II toxin-antitoxin system HicB family antitoxin, which translates to MKGELTAIIEAATEGGYWAICPEIPGANGQGETIEETKESLKSAIKLILEDRLADIRRGLPPEALEVTISIP; encoded by the coding sequence ATGAAAGGAGAGTTGACAGCAATCATTGAAGCAGCAACCGAAGGAGGGTATTGGGCTATTTGTCCAGAAATTCCCGGTGCAAATGGTCAAGGTGAAACTATTGAGGAAACTAAAGAAAGCTTAAAAAGTGCTATTAAACTGATTCTTGAAGACCGTTTAGCTGATATCCGAAGGGGTTTGCCGCCAGAAGCGCTCGAGGTAACTATCTCAATTCCATGA
- a CDS encoding type II toxin-antitoxin system HicA family toxin, which yields MKRKELEKKLRQAGCYIKREGSSHSLWINPKSGVVEAVPRHTEIKEVLAQKILKSLNAK from the coding sequence ATGAAGCGTAAAGAATTAGAAAAAAAGTTACGCCAAGCGGGTTGTTATATTAAGCGAGAAGGTTCTTCTCACAGTCTTTGGATTAACCCTAAATCTGGAGTAGTTGAAGCAGTACCACGACATACAGAGATTAAAGAGGTTCTAGCACAAAAAATTCTTAAAAGCTTAAATGCAAAATAG